One window from the genome of Leptospira kanakyensis encodes:
- a CDS encoding type II toxin-antitoxin system Phd/YefM family antitoxin, with product MKSIGIKDLKNNLSSYLEFVKKGETIVIFDRNNPIAEIKKFSPIESKTDLYIKEATENNSLIPAKKFKPVKLPKSLIIKGLSKDEISKTWKSIYNEERN from the coding sequence ATGAAATCAATCGGGATAAAAGACCTAAAAAATAACCTGAGTAGTTACCTGGAATTCGTTAAAAAGGGTGAAACTATTGTAATTTTTGATAGAAATAATCCTATAGCTGAAATCAAAAAATTTTCTCCTATTGAAAGTAAAACCGATTTGTATATTAAAGAAGCCACTGAAAATAATTCTCTAATACCAGCTAAAAAATTTAAACCTGTAAAATTGCCTAAATCTCTAATCATTAAAGGTCTTTCAAAAGATGAAATATCTAAAACTTGGAAATCTATATATAATGAAGAGAGAAATTAA
- a CDS encoding PIN domain-containing protein, with the protein MALYIDSSFLLNIIYSEINSDKYLEIFNSHEKKFSSILLEIETYRSINLFYNLNRKLLNKAWLNEYEGTLNEFLAQISLKNVDFDVQSEIKKNRNILELKSLDATHLATAIHFRKMISENLIICTLDDKFRTVSKKFEFNILPKSITK; encoded by the coding sequence TTGGCGTTATATATCGATAGTAGTTTTTTATTAAATATTATCTATTCTGAAATAAACTCTGATAAATACTTAGAAATCTTCAATTCACATGAGAAAAAATTCAGTTCAATCCTTTTAGAAATAGAAACTTATAGATCAATAAATCTCTTTTACAATTTAAATCGAAAATTACTAAATAAAGCATGGCTAAATGAATACGAAGGGACTTTAAATGAATTTCTCGCTCAAATTAGTTTAAAAAACGTAGATTTTGATGTACAGTCTGAAATAAAAAAGAATAGAAATATATTGGAACTGAAATCTCTTGATGCGACACACTTAGCTACTGCAATTCATTTTAGAAAAATGATTTCAGAAAATTTAATAATTTGCACATTAGATGATAAATTTCGCACAGTCTCAAAAAAATTTGAATTCAATATTCTACCAAAAAGTATAACTAAATAA
- a CDS encoding type II toxin-antitoxin system RelE/ParE family toxin, with the protein MKEFTAYKGEKFIIEWYFDEHKNSEVLDYFNNLSEDFQIKTLALFKRFAEIGEIKDKTKFNFEGDALFAFKPVPHRFLCFFVKGKKIIITNAFHKKTDKLPKNEKIRAIKRREDYEKRVKKSIYY; encoded by the coding sequence GTGAAAGAATTCACAGCCTATAAAGGCGAAAAATTTATCATTGAATGGTATTTCGATGAGCATAAAAATTCTGAAGTTTTAGATTACTTCAATAATTTATCAGAAGATTTTCAGATTAAAACCTTAGCTTTATTTAAAAGATTTGCTGAAATCGGCGAAATTAAAGATAAAACAAAGTTTAATTTTGAAGGTGATGCTTTATTCGCATTTAAACCTGTTCCTCATCGATTCCTCTGCTTTTTTGTGAAGGGAAAAAAGATAATCATTACGAATGCTTTTCACAAAAAAACAGACAAATTACCAAAGAACGAAAAAATTAGAGCAATAAAAAGAAGGGAAGATTATGAAAAACGAGTTAAAAAAAGTATCTACTACTAA
- a CDS encoding helix-turn-helix domain-containing protein, which yields MKNELKKVSTTKSTFDRLMKNKSFKDKFDKEYDALNLSETLIELMESQKVSVRQLSKKANVSSTVIQEIRSGKQDNPTLLVLSKLIHTLGGEIVIKKGKKTLASV from the coding sequence ATGAAAAACGAGTTAAAAAAAGTATCTACTACTAAATCTACATTTGATCGTTTAATGAAAAACAAATCCTTCAAAGATAAATTTGATAAGGAATACGACGCTTTAAATCTTTCCGAGACGCTAATCGAATTAATGGAATCTCAAAAAGTTTCCGTTAGGCAACTTTCAAAAAAAGCAAATGTCTCAAGCACTGTTATACAAGAAATTAGAAGTGGAAAACAAGATAATCCAACTTTACTAGTTCTTTCCAAATTAATTCACACTTTAGGTGGTGAAATAGTTATTAAGAAAGGAAAGAAAACATTAGCTAGTGTATAA